One Neomonachus schauinslandi chromosome 9, ASM220157v2, whole genome shotgun sequence DNA segment encodes these proteins:
- the LOC110590709 gene encoding 10 kDa heat shock protein, mitochondrial-like, translating to MAGQAFRKFLPLFDRVLVKRSAAETVTKGSIMLPEKSQGKVLQATVKAGGSGPKGKGGEIQPLSVKVGDKVLSEYGGTKVVLDDMDYFLERVTFSESM from the coding sequence ATGGCAGGACAGGCATTTAGAAAGTTTCTTCCCCTCTTTGACCGAGTTTTAGTTAAAAGGAGTGCAGCTGAAACTGTAACCAAAGGAAGCATTATGcttccagaaaaatctcaaggaaaagtATTGCAAGCAACAGTAAAAGCTGGTGGATCGGGCCCTAAAGGAAAGGGTGGAGAGATTCAACCACTTAGTGTGAAAGTTGGAGATAAAGTTCTCTCAGAATATGGAGGCACCAAAGTAGTTCTAGATGACATGgattatttcttagagagagtgACATTCTCAGAAAGTATGTAG